The Fluviicola sp. genome contains a region encoding:
- a CDS encoding Sir2 family NAD-dependent protein deacetylase — protein sequence MKNNLVILSGAGISAESGIKTFRDADGLWENYSIEEVATPQAWQNNPELVQKFYNERRLNVISVKPNDAHHYFSRLQEYFNVQVITQNIDDLHERAGSKHVLHLHGNIRYAKSSGPNKEKKYYLIEGHELKMTDQCEDGYPLRPHVVWFGEEVPLLATAAEMVAQADILIVIGTSLQVYPAAGLIHYAPQNALKIVVDPLAEKLSVPGDFKLLNYSAQGAIPFLKEILGH from the coding sequence ATGAAAAATAACCTTGTTATTCTATCGGGAGCGGGGATTAGTGCGGAGAGCGGCATCAAGACCTTCCGGGATGCCGATGGACTGTGGGAAAATTATTCCATAGAAGAAGTAGCAACGCCCCAGGCCTGGCAAAATAATCCGGAACTGGTCCAGAAATTCTACAATGAAAGACGACTCAATGTTATAAGCGTAAAACCAAACGATGCGCATCATTATTTCAGCCGGTTGCAGGAATATTTTAATGTACAGGTAATTACCCAGAATATTGACGATCTGCATGAGCGGGCAGGAAGTAAGCATGTGCTGCACCTGCACGGAAATATCCGTTACGCAAAAAGTTCAGGACCGAATAAAGAAAAGAAATACTACCTCATCGAGGGCCACGAGTTAAAAATGACGGATCAATGTGAGGATGGTTATCCCTTGAGGCCGCATGTGGTCTGGTTCGGAGAAGAAGTTCCGCTTCTTGCCACAGCGGCAGAAATGGTAGCCCAGGCAGATATCTTGATTGTAATCGGGACGTCTCTGCAGGTTTATCCGGCTGCCGGACTCATTCACTACGCACCGCAAAACGCCCTGAAGATTGTTGTGGACCCCCTGGCAGAAAAGCTATCCGTCCCGGGTGATTTCAAACTTTTAAATTACTCCGCCCAGGGAGCCATTCCCTTCCTGAAAGAAA